A DNA window from Daucus carota subsp. sativus chromosome 3, DH1 v3.0, whole genome shotgun sequence contains the following coding sequences:
- the LOC108212298 gene encoding uncharacterized mitochondrial protein AtMg00310-like: protein MEKIMNKYWWNSSTGQNKGINWLSWGDMSMSKHEGGLGFRSLYGFNIALIGKHCWKFLKQPQSLVARVFKARYYPNCNFMQAKMQQGESYIWSGIMSAKESLYKGYRWVLGNGMSINAIKDPWLKNKDGFCVSQNEDYGVGHVSVAEFITPMSNK from the coding sequence atggagaagataaTGAACAAATACTGGTGGAACTCAAGCACAGGTCAGAATAAGGGGATTAATTGGCTTTCCTGGGGTGATATGAGCATGTCTAAACATGAAGGTGGCCTTGGCTTCCGCAGTTTGTATGGTTTTAATATTGCTTTGATTGGCAAGCACTGCTGGAAATTCTTGAAGCAACCTCAATCTCTAGTTGCCCGTGTTTTCAAAGCTCGTTATTATCCGAACTGTAACTTTATGCAGGCCAAAATGCAGCAAGGGGAGAGCTATATTTGGTCTGGGATAATGTCTGCTAAGGAATCTCTTTACAAGGGGTATAGATGGGTTTTAGGTAATGGTATGAGCATCAACGCAATTAAAGATCCGTGGTTGAAGAATAAGGATGGTTTCTGTGTAAGTCAAAATGAAGACTACGGTGTTGGTCATGTCTCTGTAGCTGAGTTCATCACGCCTATGTCTAACAAATGA